The following proteins are co-located in the Nomia melanderi isolate GNS246 chromosome 1, iyNomMela1, whole genome shotgun sequence genome:
- the cyst gene encoding rho guanine nucleotide exchange factor 18 cysts isoform X5: MNNSSIRCLQLALIYNHSLILWCQSLVSHHTHLVLLRTTLFWRQRSISLSSLDSEMEIELQGKSCARPVGVGNRACRSQASTHSLNEADLVQSEYQKIVTKRFKGSQRLAESSGLMPGVTGSRLPLQKSISTPSIVTPQVNAHLAESVTRTTPSLTARHERNEKGSGSETETEDLHTPHSHEFHEDREGTPNAQISLDELLTDGTAYDDQNSGKSGRKRGSIFFRKKKDKSGKKTSLQQHLWTTIMAGSQGSLICDVCMKQSTNKPLLHCDNCGVSVHQSQGCKDQLVLECIKSKHHSSKAITKPSSNMSTMSSSCNVKRGSTASLPLPSSYGSGREINCKKAVTSYSPWRRVATKLGVNQTINEERDGDGQHRDISSGWEEFDICDDTHPFTLDDLEGLDPELGLTKEEPDSWSAAIGQNIALRLVDNCERKVKRQEHIYEFVLTEKHHCLVLLAMERIFAEGLRRHFRLGQPDLERMFPRLRDLIDIHLRFLQKLRKRQNANPVVPTIADILVDQFASENAQRMKSAYGEFCSRHRDAVEAYKYYFRHDPRFARFVRQCQSHPLLKKKGIPECILFVTQRLTKYPLLVEPLIKTGIAQDEAEDLRKALSLVKEILADVDACVADKEREDRKLEIYNKIDAKSFATYRGVKFKKSDIMAFNRILKFEGTAYLMQGRGKMTAIVVVVLSDILFFLAERDQKYAFFVPDNKPGIVPLQKLLVREKAGQESRGIYLIYSNPAKPEMFELKIQKPKDKQLWIQAIRSAVEACPQEPENETDTITENNSSNELRDTRSSSISLLSVEERQRLVKTKESHIRKIVAELRKKDTEQALLLEEKLNLQMQLSHAANIWGGNETNDNERLEKVDKEIPDYTRLVHSEGTDTTQLWQEVVVAVQEATRLASSLSFSTGGATLSRSLSSAGERHSEAYVPAALSVPRRAETFAGFDHNKEKYPLRDSAAIHSVIFLPKVGEFMKESPEEKENQDSETNKDQQWAAIRLSHHVYTLLCIISNQMTTIDSLQAQLAACKEGGINKPNNRPNTNRQLEELRNLQDQLSREKAAFRAASQQEQKQLEEERSELARQREQLAAEKQDVTQQRDQLYRRLEALERQGVTLVAGSTPGSATIHLSSHMTQGTDTIQPRKSQLDTKRIPLNLISATNQQKVPSNLPVKQQLPLKLASGSNNNARSGGTSNNSPDRHSRTGSSPAIVTSSTYSSPELGNNHASTSQIHSSNRSLRITRSPPEYSHHQQQQQQQQQQQQQQQQQQQQQQQQQQQQQQQQQQQQQQHQRTEQQQPLEEEVIFF, from the exons ATGAACAACAGCAGCATCCGTTGCTTGCAATTGGCTCTAATATACAATCACAGCCTAATCCTTTGGTGCCAATCATTAGTGTCACACCACACTCACCTGGTCTTGCTAAGAACTACCCTGTTCTgg CGACAGCGCAGTATTAGTTTAAGTAGCCTAGACAGTGAAATGGAAATAGAATTACAAGGAAAGTCTTGTGCCAGACCTGTAGGTGTTGGTAATCGCGCATGCAGATCACAAGCAAGCACTCATTCTCTTAACGAAGCTGACCTTGTGCAG aGTGAATATCAGAAGATAGTTACAAAACGATTCAAAGGTAGTCAAAGGTTAGCAGAAAGTAGTGGTTTAATGCCTGGTGTGACAGGTTCTCGTTTACCTCTTCAGAAATCTATCTCAACGCCTTCAATTGTTACACCACAAGTTAATGCTCACTTAGCAGAATCTGTAACTAGGACAACACCATCGCTTACAGC CCGtcacgaaagaaacgaaaagggtAGCGGAAGTGAGACGGAAACAGAGGATCTTCACACACCGCATAGCCATGAGTTCCATGAAGATAGAGAAGGCACTCCAAATGCTCAGATATCACTCGATGAATTACTAACCGA TGGAACAGCATATGATGATCAAAATTCAGGAAAAAGTGGACGAAAACGTGGTTCTATATTTTTCCGTAAGAAGAAG GATAAGAGTGGTAAAAAAACTAGTCTACAGCAGCATTTATGGACGACAATAATGGCTGGATCTCAGGGAAGTTTAATATGTGATGTTTGTATGAAACAATCAACAAATAAGCCGCTTCTACATTGTGATA ATTGTGGAGTATCTGTACATCAAAGTCAAGGATGTAAAGATCAACTAGTACTAGAATGTATTAAATCAAAACATCATTCTAGTAAAGCTATCACTAAACCTTCATCAAACATGTCTACAATGTCGAGTAGTTGTAATGTTAAGAGAGGTTCTACTGCGTCGTTGCCCCTACCATCTTCATATGGAAGCGGaag GGAAATTAACTGCAAGAAAGCCGTGACAAGCTACAGCCCTTGGCGGCGAGTTGCTACTAAGCTCGGAGTCAA tcAAACGATAAATGAAGAGAGGGATGGGGATGGGCAACATCGTGATATATCGAG TGGTTGGGAAGAATTCGATATATGCGACGACACCCATCCATTTACTCTGGACGATTTGGAAGGTCTGGATCCTGAGTTAGGTTTAACTAAAGAAGAACCTGATTCTTGGAGTGCTGCTATTGGACAGAATATCGCATTGCGCCTCGTTGATAATTGCGAGCGAAAAGTAAAGAGGCAGGAACACATTTACGAATTTGTCCTTACAGAAAAACATCATTGCTTAGTACTTCTCGCTATGGAAAGAATTTTCGCGGAAGGTCTCCGTCGTCATTTTCGCCTTGGTCAACCAGATTTGGAACGTATGTTTCCCAGACTTCGCGATCTCATCGATATACATTTACGATTCCTGCAAAAGTTACGAAAGCGGCAAAATGCAAACCCCGTTGTTCCTACAATTGCTGATATACTCGTTGATCAGTTCGCTAGTGAAAATGCACAACGTATGAAGAGTGCCTATGGAGAATTCTGTAGTCGTCACAGGGACGCTGTTGAagcttataaatattacttccgTCATGATCCCCGATTTGCACGATTTGTACGACAGTGTCAG TCACACCCTCtgttaaagaaaaaaggaattccTGAATGCATATTATTTGTTACTCAACGTTTGACGAAGTATCCATTACTGGTCGAACCACTTATAAAAACGGGTATTGCTCAGGACGAAGCTGAAGATTTGCGCAAAGCCTTAAGCcttgttaaagaaattttagCAGATGTGGATGCATGTGTAGCTGATAAAGAAAGAGaagatagaaaattagaaatctaTAATAA GATTGACGCAAAATCTTTTGCAACATATCGTGGTGTCAAATTCAAAAAGTCAGATATCATGgcatttaatagaattttgaaatttgaaggtACTGCGTACTTAATGCAAGGTCGTGGAAAAATGACTGCCATTGTAGTAGTTGTTCTTtctgatatattatttttcttggcTGAGAGGGATCAGAAGTACGCCTTTTTTGTGCCTGACAATAAGCCTGGTATAGTACCGCTTCAGAAATTATTAGTGCGTGAAAAGGCTGGTCAAGAGTCTAGAGGAATCTATTTAATATATAGCAATCCAGCTAAACCTGAAATGTTTGAGTTGAAAATTCAAAAGCCCAAAGATAAGCAGTTGTGGATTCAAGCAATCAGGTCCGCGGTCGAAGCTTGTCCGCAAGAACCTGAGAATGAAACTGATACAATAACTGagaataatagtagtaatgaaTTGAGAGACACACGATCTTCTTCTATATCCTTACTTTCCGTTGAAGAAAGACAACGTTTAGTTAAAACTAAAGAATCACATATCCGAAAAATAGTTG CTGAATTACGAAAGAAAGATACTGAACAAGCACTTTTACTCGAAGAAAAACTTAATTTACAAATGCAACTTTCACATGCAGCAAACATATGGGGTGGAAACGAAACTAATGATAATGAACGATTAGAAAAAGTTGATAAAGAAATTCCAGATTATACTAGACTGGTTCACAGTGAAGGAACTGATACTACACAATTGTGGCAagag GTGGTCGTGGCTGTCCAAGAAGCAACAAGACTTGCTAGCTCATTATCGTTTAGTACAGGCGGTGCTACTCTTTCAAGAAGTCTAAGTTCGGCGGGTGAACGGCACAGCGAGGCCTATGTTCCAGCTGCTCTTAGCGTACCTCGAAGAGCTGAAACATTTGCTGGTTTCGATCATAACAAA GAAAAATATCCATTGCGAGATTCTGCTGCGATTCattctgtaatttttcttccGAAAGTTGGTGAATTTATGAAAGAAAGTccagaggaaaaagaaaatcaagACTCAGAAACAAATAAAGATCAACAGTGGGCAGCGATTCGTTTGTCTCATCATGTTTATACGTTGCTTTGTATAATCAGTAATCAGATGACGACAATCGACAGCTTACAGGCTCAATTAGCTGCGTGTAAAGAAGGAGGTATAAATAAACCAAATAATAGACCTAATACGAACCGCCAATTAGAAGAATTGCGTAATTTGCAAGATCAGTTAAGTCGAGAGAAAGCAGCATTCCGTGCTGCTTCTCAGCAAGAACAAAAACAGTTAGAGGAGGAAAGATCTGAATTGGCAAGGCAACGAGAACAACTCGCAGCAGAAAAGCAGGATGTAACGCAGCAAAGAGATCAATTATATCGGCGACTCGAAGCGTTAGAAAGACAAGGAGTAACATTGGTTGCAGGCTCGACACCTGGATCCGCGACTATTCATTTATCTTCTCATATGACACAGGGAACGGATACAATACAGCCGCGAAAATCTCAGCTGGATACTAAGCGGATACCGTTAAATTTAATTAGCGCTACTAACCAACAAAAAGTGCCAAGCAATCTTCCTGTGAAACAGCAGTTGCCTTTGAAACTTGCTAGTGGAAGTAACAATAACGCAAG GAGTGGAGGCACAAGTAATAATAGTCCTGATCGACATTCACGAACCGGCAGTAGTCCGGCAATCGTGACTAGCTCAACATACTCTTCCCCGGAACTAGGTAATAATCATGCTAGCACCAGTCAAATTCATTCTTCGAATCGTTCTCTACGAATTACACGATCTCCTCCGGAGTATTCACAtcatcaacaacaacaacaacaacaacaacagcagcagcagcagcaacaacagcagcagcagcagcagcaacaacaacaacagcagcagcagcagcagcaacaacagcaacaacaacaacatcaaCGAACCGAGCAGCAACAGCCTTTGGAGGAAGAGGTAATTTTTTTCTGA
- the cyst gene encoding rho guanine nucleotide exchange factor 18 cysts isoform X2: MEKRQEILAPFSSDECPNSGEDSEEDVITDYLGSSHSDCDRIPIINGDLGCLSSRENIIAETSYTKDNIEKTAITMSEGTDEQQQHPLLAIGSNIQSQPNPLVPIISVTPHSPGLAKNYPVLEDNLQHLHEIHDYIQRMRDLTSNNWGYNHRASHSDVQQRLTSSCPSLCPLISPEIIPRSSNNEIGSDPDLLANCSTNSSPTHFPSVGPRSQNAQGIDRRRSWTDLEDTRCGRRRCSGQNHLQAQNMRQRSISLSSLDSEMEIELQGKSCARPVGVGNRACRSQASTHSLNEADLVQSEYQKIVTKRFKGSQRLAESSGLMPGVTGSRLPLQKSISTPSIVTPQVNAHLAESVTRTTPSLTARHERNEKGSGSETETEDLHTPHSHEFHEDREGTPNAQISLDELLTDGTAYDDQNSGKSGRKRGSIFFRKKKDKSGKKTSLQQHLWTTIMAGSQGSLICDVCMKQSTNKPLLHCDNCGVSVHQSQGCKDQLVLECIKSKHHSSKAITKPSSNMSTMSSSCNVKRGSTASLPLPSSYGSGSQTINEERDGDGQHRDISSGWEEFDICDDTHPFTLDDLEGLDPELGLTKEEPDSWSAAIGQNIALRLVDNCERKVKRQEHIYEFVLTEKHHCLVLLAMERIFAEGLRRHFRLGQPDLERMFPRLRDLIDIHLRFLQKLRKRQNANPVVPTIADILVDQFASENAQRMKSAYGEFCSRHRDAVEAYKYYFRHDPRFARFVRQCQSHPLLKKKGIPECILFVTQRLTKYPLLVEPLIKTGIAQDEAEDLRKALSLVKEILADVDACVADKEREDRKLEIYNKIDAKSFATYRGVKFKKSDIMAFNRILKFEGTAYLMQGRGKMTAIVVVVLSDILFFLAERDQKYAFFVPDNKPGIVPLQKLLVREKAGQESRGIYLIYSNPAKPEMFELKIQKPKDKQLWIQAIRSAVEACPQEPENETDTITENNSSNELRDTRSSSISLLSVEERQRLVKTKESHIRKIVAELRKKDTEQALLLEEKLNLQMQLSHAANIWGGNETNDNERLEKVDKEIPDYTRLVHSEGTDTTQLWQEVVVAVQEATRLASSLSFSTGGATLSRSLSSAGERHSEAYVPAALSVPRRAETFAGFDHNKEKYPLRDSAAIHSVIFLPKVGEFMKESPEEKENQDSETNKDQQWAAIRLSHHVYTLLCIISNQMTTIDSLQAQLAACKEGGINKPNNRPNTNRQLEELRNLQDQLSREKAAFRAASQQEQKQLEEERSELARQREQLAAEKQDVTQQRDQLYRRLEALERQGVTLVAGSTPGSATIHLSSHMTQGTDTIQPRKSQLDTKRIPLNLISATNQQKVPSNLPVKQQLPLKLASGSNNNARSGGTSNNSPDRHSRTGSSPAIVTSSTYSSPELGNNHASTSQIHSSNRSLRITRSPPEYSHHQQQQQQQQQQQQQQQQQQQQQQQQQQQQQQQQQQQQQQHQRTEQQQPLEEEVIFF; encoded by the exons atggaGAAAAGGCAGGAAATACTGGCTCCGTTTTCATCTg aTGAGTGTCCAAATAGTGGAGAAGACAGCGAAGAAGATGTAATAACTGATTATTTGGGTTCATCGCATTCTGATTGCGATCGCATACCTATTATTAATGGAGATCTCGGTTGTTTGAGTTCACGTGAAAATATAATTGCTGAAACCAGCTACACCAAAGACAATATTGAGAAAACGGCTATTACCATGTCTGAAGGAACCGATGAACAACAGCAGCATCCGTTGCTTGCAATTGGCTCTAATATACAATCACAGCCTAATCCTTTGGTGCCAATCATTAGTGTCACACCACACTCACCTGGTCTTGCTAAGAACTACCCTGTTCTgg AAGACAACTTGCAACATTTGCATGAAATCCATGATTATATTCAGCGTATGAGAGATTTGACATCGAACAACTGGGGATATAATCATCGTGCTTCCCACAGTGATGTACAACAACGTTTAACTTCATCGTGTCCTTCTCTGTGTCCTTTAATTTCACCTGAAATTATACCACGTTCGAGTAATAATGAAATAGGATCTGATCCGGATCTCCTTGCTAATTGCTCCACTAATAGTTCACCCACACATTTCCCATCAGTAGGTCCTCGTTCACAGAATGCGCAAGGTATAGACAGAAGACGCAGTTGGACAGATTTGGAAGATACTAGATGCGGGCGTCGCAGATGCTCTGGACAAAATCATCTACAAGCGCAAAACATG CGACAGCGCAGTATTAGTTTAAGTAGCCTAGACAGTGAAATGGAAATAGAATTACAAGGAAAGTCTTGTGCCAGACCTGTAGGTGTTGGTAATCGCGCATGCAGATCACAAGCAAGCACTCATTCTCTTAACGAAGCTGACCTTGTGCAG aGTGAATATCAGAAGATAGTTACAAAACGATTCAAAGGTAGTCAAAGGTTAGCAGAAAGTAGTGGTTTAATGCCTGGTGTGACAGGTTCTCGTTTACCTCTTCAGAAATCTATCTCAACGCCTTCAATTGTTACACCACAAGTTAATGCTCACTTAGCAGAATCTGTAACTAGGACAACACCATCGCTTACAGC CCGtcacgaaagaaacgaaaagggtAGCGGAAGTGAGACGGAAACAGAGGATCTTCACACACCGCATAGCCATGAGTTCCATGAAGATAGAGAAGGCACTCCAAATGCTCAGATATCACTCGATGAATTACTAACCGA TGGAACAGCATATGATGATCAAAATTCAGGAAAAAGTGGACGAAAACGTGGTTCTATATTTTTCCGTAAGAAGAAG GATAAGAGTGGTAAAAAAACTAGTCTACAGCAGCATTTATGGACGACAATAATGGCTGGATCTCAGGGAAGTTTAATATGTGATGTTTGTATGAAACAATCAACAAATAAGCCGCTTCTACATTGTGATA ATTGTGGAGTATCTGTACATCAAAGTCAAGGATGTAAAGATCAACTAGTACTAGAATGTATTAAATCAAAACATCATTCTAGTAAAGCTATCACTAAACCTTCATCAAACATGTCTACAATGTCGAGTAGTTGTAATGTTAAGAGAGGTTCTACTGCGTCGTTGCCCCTACCATCTTCATATGGAAGCGGaag tcAAACGATAAATGAAGAGAGGGATGGGGATGGGCAACATCGTGATATATCGAG TGGTTGGGAAGAATTCGATATATGCGACGACACCCATCCATTTACTCTGGACGATTTGGAAGGTCTGGATCCTGAGTTAGGTTTAACTAAAGAAGAACCTGATTCTTGGAGTGCTGCTATTGGACAGAATATCGCATTGCGCCTCGTTGATAATTGCGAGCGAAAAGTAAAGAGGCAGGAACACATTTACGAATTTGTCCTTACAGAAAAACATCATTGCTTAGTACTTCTCGCTATGGAAAGAATTTTCGCGGAAGGTCTCCGTCGTCATTTTCGCCTTGGTCAACCAGATTTGGAACGTATGTTTCCCAGACTTCGCGATCTCATCGATATACATTTACGATTCCTGCAAAAGTTACGAAAGCGGCAAAATGCAAACCCCGTTGTTCCTACAATTGCTGATATACTCGTTGATCAGTTCGCTAGTGAAAATGCACAACGTATGAAGAGTGCCTATGGAGAATTCTGTAGTCGTCACAGGGACGCTGTTGAagcttataaatattacttccgTCATGATCCCCGATTTGCACGATTTGTACGACAGTGTCAG TCACACCCTCtgttaaagaaaaaaggaattccTGAATGCATATTATTTGTTACTCAACGTTTGACGAAGTATCCATTACTGGTCGAACCACTTATAAAAACGGGTATTGCTCAGGACGAAGCTGAAGATTTGCGCAAAGCCTTAAGCcttgttaaagaaattttagCAGATGTGGATGCATGTGTAGCTGATAAAGAAAGAGaagatagaaaattagaaatctaTAATAA GATTGACGCAAAATCTTTTGCAACATATCGTGGTGTCAAATTCAAAAAGTCAGATATCATGgcatttaatagaattttgaaatttgaaggtACTGCGTACTTAATGCAAGGTCGTGGAAAAATGACTGCCATTGTAGTAGTTGTTCTTtctgatatattatttttcttggcTGAGAGGGATCAGAAGTACGCCTTTTTTGTGCCTGACAATAAGCCTGGTATAGTACCGCTTCAGAAATTATTAGTGCGTGAAAAGGCTGGTCAAGAGTCTAGAGGAATCTATTTAATATATAGCAATCCAGCTAAACCTGAAATGTTTGAGTTGAAAATTCAAAAGCCCAAAGATAAGCAGTTGTGGATTCAAGCAATCAGGTCCGCGGTCGAAGCTTGTCCGCAAGAACCTGAGAATGAAACTGATACAATAACTGagaataatagtagtaatgaaTTGAGAGACACACGATCTTCTTCTATATCCTTACTTTCCGTTGAAGAAAGACAACGTTTAGTTAAAACTAAAGAATCACATATCCGAAAAATAGTTG CTGAATTACGAAAGAAAGATACTGAACAAGCACTTTTACTCGAAGAAAAACTTAATTTACAAATGCAACTTTCACATGCAGCAAACATATGGGGTGGAAACGAAACTAATGATAATGAACGATTAGAAAAAGTTGATAAAGAAATTCCAGATTATACTAGACTGGTTCACAGTGAAGGAACTGATACTACACAATTGTGGCAagag GTGGTCGTGGCTGTCCAAGAAGCAACAAGACTTGCTAGCTCATTATCGTTTAGTACAGGCGGTGCTACTCTTTCAAGAAGTCTAAGTTCGGCGGGTGAACGGCACAGCGAGGCCTATGTTCCAGCTGCTCTTAGCGTACCTCGAAGAGCTGAAACATTTGCTGGTTTCGATCATAACAAA GAAAAATATCCATTGCGAGATTCTGCTGCGATTCattctgtaatttttcttccGAAAGTTGGTGAATTTATGAAAGAAAGTccagaggaaaaagaaaatcaagACTCAGAAACAAATAAAGATCAACAGTGGGCAGCGATTCGTTTGTCTCATCATGTTTATACGTTGCTTTGTATAATCAGTAATCAGATGACGACAATCGACAGCTTACAGGCTCAATTAGCTGCGTGTAAAGAAGGAGGTATAAATAAACCAAATAATAGACCTAATACGAACCGCCAATTAGAAGAATTGCGTAATTTGCAAGATCAGTTAAGTCGAGAGAAAGCAGCATTCCGTGCTGCTTCTCAGCAAGAACAAAAACAGTTAGAGGAGGAAAGATCTGAATTGGCAAGGCAACGAGAACAACTCGCAGCAGAAAAGCAGGATGTAACGCAGCAAAGAGATCAATTATATCGGCGACTCGAAGCGTTAGAAAGACAAGGAGTAACATTGGTTGCAGGCTCGACACCTGGATCCGCGACTATTCATTTATCTTCTCATATGACACAGGGAACGGATACAATACAGCCGCGAAAATCTCAGCTGGATACTAAGCGGATACCGTTAAATTTAATTAGCGCTACTAACCAACAAAAAGTGCCAAGCAATCTTCCTGTGAAACAGCAGTTGCCTTTGAAACTTGCTAGTGGAAGTAACAATAACGCAAG GAGTGGAGGCACAAGTAATAATAGTCCTGATCGACATTCACGAACCGGCAGTAGTCCGGCAATCGTGACTAGCTCAACATACTCTTCCCCGGAACTAGGTAATAATCATGCTAGCACCAGTCAAATTCATTCTTCGAATCGTTCTCTACGAATTACACGATCTCCTCCGGAGTATTCACAtcatcaacaacaacaacaacaacaacaacagcagcagcagcagcaacaacagcagcagcagcagcagcaacaacaacaacagcagcagcagcagcagcaacaacagcaacaacaacaacatcaaCGAACCGAGCAGCAACAGCCTTTGGAGGAAGAGGTAATTTTTTTCTGA